One window of Medicago truncatula cultivar Jemalong A17 chromosome 2, MtrunA17r5.0-ANR, whole genome shotgun sequence genomic DNA carries:
- the LOC112419315 gene encoding uncharacterized protein, whose amino-acid sequence MGSTIPLVGPGAIDIQNYSVGHLIDQSNKVWNEQLIRQLFLPEMVQSILNTPLYPQVQTDSLLWKAEKNGCYSVKSAYRVCVEDVVNNAHLRKPGYWSGIWRLKVPPRVKNLVWRVCRECFPTRVRLISRGVNCPSTCVKCEDPHEDCYHIFFHRKTAIDAWNAANVWHLIAPSLSQFDNAPDIIFNILQKLVDSHNSGKSKTSPRRMEESEPKAGPFRSDSLANSSPQTHDGQNTDNRHGNIRWRKPRSGRLKCNVDASFSTSSNKVGIGMCICDLEGNCVRSKTMWFSPLCPVNIGEALGLYHATRWINELQLTNVDFEVDLKTIADYFNKARGDNTKFGSIMENTIQFCNIFLTNSHVLLGGKQMRLLMS is encoded by the exons ATGGGGTCGACCATCCCCCTTGTTGGCCCTGGTGCCATAGATATCCAAAATTACTCGGTGGGGCATTTGATTGATCAAAGTAATAAGGTATGGAATGAACAGTTAATACGACAGCTATTTTTACCAGAAATGGTTCAAAGTATTTTGAATACTCCTCTATATCCTCAAGTACAAACTGATAGTTTGCTTTGGAAGGCCGAGAAGAATGGCTGTTACTCGGTCAAAAGTGCATATCGCGTTTGTGTTGAAGATGTTGTAAATAATGCTCATCTGCGGAAACCAGGGTATTGGAGTGGTATATGGAGATTGAAGGTACCCCCAAGAGTGAAGAATTTAGTATGGAGAGTGTGTAGAGAATGCTTCCCTACAAGGGTAAGGTTGATAAGCAGAGGAGTCAATTGTCCATCAACTTGTGTTAAGTGTGAGGATCCACATGAAGATTGCTACCACATATTTTTTCATCGCAAGACCGCCATAGATGCTTGGAACGCTGCAAATGTCTGGCATTTGATTGCACCATCCCTGAGTCAGTTTGATAATGCACCAGACATTATATTCAATATATTGCAAAAATT AGTCGACAGTCACAATTCTGGAAAGAGCAAAACATCTCCTAGAAGGATGGAGGAAAGCGAACCAAAAGCAGGGCCTTTTAGGTCAGACTCACTTGCAAACTCAAGTCCTCAAACTCATGATGGTCAGAACACGGACAACAGGCATGGTAACATCCGATGGAGGAAGCCAAGGAGTGGAAGACTCAAATGCAATGTTGATGCCTCTTTCTCTACATCCAGCAATAAAGTAGGTATTGGTATGTGCATTTGCGATTTGGAAGGAAACTGCGTCCGTTCAAAAACCATGTGGTTTTCACCACTGTGTCCAGTTAACATTGGAGAAGCTTTAGGACTTTATCATGCAACTCGGTGGATCAATGAACTTCAGCTcacaaatgttgattttgaggtaGATTTGAAAACAATAGCTGATTATTTTAACAAAGCCAGAGGAGATAATACCAAATTTGGATCCATTATGGAGAATACTATCCAGTTTTGCAATATCTTTTTAACAAACTCTCATGTTTTATTAGGAGGCAAGCAAATGAGATTGCTCATGAGTTAG